Proteins found in one Mucilaginibacter gracilis genomic segment:
- a CDS encoding RagB/SusD family nutrient uptake outer membrane protein — MNTHKTLYTVILSFLICATACKKQDDWLAAKSNLNSVIPQTTADFQALLDRTFTLNYVYATAGNVGADNSYIPDASIPLVNETERNLYSWKQTIWSGGTSPEWNDFFINIELANVALDGLAKISSDSPDYNNVKGQALFHRAMGYYTLTQLFCKAYNKTTASSDLGLPIRLTSDVNILVQRSSLQDTYNQIISDASLASQLLSATQPYLQRPVNAAADALLAKAYLNMGDYINAQTYSSAAINIHPALLDYNNSTIASPTATYRFPQYGKGNPEILFYSYGGFYSSVNPVSTSKGIVASDLYSSYDVNDLRKTLFYTVTGGNVKYRGTYSGNSADFCGLATNEVYLIRAESEARQGLTSAAMNDLNHLLINRYKTNNFTPLVAADAQTALKMILQERRKELPFVSNIRWEDLKRLNLDPVFQATLSKTISGTTYTLNPNDKLYVLPIPDTEIQISGLQQNQR; from the coding sequence ATGAACACACATAAAACTCTATATACGGTAATTTTAAGTTTCCTGATTTGCGCTACTGCATGTAAAAAACAGGATGATTGGCTTGCTGCCAAAAGCAACTTGAATTCTGTTATTCCTCAGACTACTGCAGATTTTCAGGCACTTTTGGATAGGACATTTACGTTAAATTATGTCTATGCGACAGCAGGCAATGTCGGTGCTGATAATAGTTATATTCCTGACGCGTCTATCCCTTTGGTCAATGAAACAGAGCGCAATTTATATTCCTGGAAACAGACGATATGGTCCGGGGGGACATCGCCTGAGTGGAATGACTTTTTTATCAATATTGAATTAGCTAACGTAGCTTTAGACGGGCTGGCTAAAATCAGCAGTGATAGTCCTGATTATAACAATGTAAAAGGACAGGCATTATTTCACCGCGCAATGGGATATTACACATTGACGCAGCTATTTTGTAAAGCCTATAATAAAACCACGGCGAGTAGCGATTTAGGCCTGCCGATTCGACTAACTTCCGATGTAAATATCTTGGTTCAACGATCATCGCTTCAGGATACTTATAATCAGATTATATCAGATGCAAGCCTTGCAAGCCAATTGCTTTCCGCAACACAGCCTTATTTGCAGCGACCGGTAAACGCAGCAGCAGACGCATTACTGGCAAAGGCGTATCTAAACATGGGTGATTATATAAACGCTCAAACCTATTCCAGCGCGGCAATAAATATTCACCCGGCGCTGTTAGATTACAACAATTCGACAATTGCTTCTCCGACAGCAACGTATCGTTTTCCTCAATACGGAAAAGGTAATCCCGAAATCCTGTTTTATTCCTACGGAGGTTTTTACAGTTCTGTGAACCCGGTTTCCACAAGCAAAGGAATAGTTGCCTCAGACTTATATTCATCCTATGACGTTAATGATCTCAGAAAAACTTTGTTCTACACCGTGACTGGTGGTAATGTTAAGTATCGGGGCACCTATTCAGGAAACAGCGCTGATTTCTGTGGCTTGGCAACTAACGAAGTTTACCTGATTAGAGCTGAGTCAGAAGCCCGTCAGGGTTTGACTTCCGCGGCAATGAATGATCTCAATCATCTTTTGATCAATCGATACAAGACAAATAATTTTACACCGCTCGTCGCAGCCGACGCCCAGACCGCCCTTAAGATGATATTGCAAGAACGTAGAAAGGAACTCCCGTTTGTATCGAATATTCGTTGGGAAGATCTCAAACGCTTAAATCTCGATCC